One genomic window of Paramormyrops kingsleyae isolate MSU_618 chromosome 22, PKINGS_0.4, whole genome shotgun sequence includes the following:
- the ciita gene encoding MHC class II transactivator isoform X2: protein MQEMTLDPLGFLEHISIEDFDDYAIFSPNPHDDLTEDGDLNDSIETLIRILSEEESLNGLTEPSLPEPASWEPPETSLESKRPEKKRERSHSASPSRGGAPRKRSRRGPAGSRVSKKTRGTESRSGQMAPSSPKTPNGPALPPPQGLLQTIHHLLPLSISTAFVNACEGATAIQLIPAVTYPQQVINISVPNPGPPTYVIVPQSHLPPVTHVMPQSPGTGAAVPSDFMVSTPGSSCLDSAFQASYPEQTPTPSPTRDTSPCKESPVQTPPSEPAPGKPKCAEDYTQSVKALMREIARKTDPENEMSVESQYIDVPLVQRQIRLKTGKNASKCLEKELVMLSDADSKRAVLHMGQLFEDMGQKGGRLIALLGKAGGGKTAFVQKLCLDWADGNLPQFEYIFVLDSKVLNLPHTTYSLRKLLFDLSSSPPCKNTTAIFKHVLSVPQKVLIVFDSFDDFRDPEGLLHSPATCNTKERFSVKQLFAGIFQKKLLRGCTLLILARPKGVFNQFLAKVDRIVELCGYSPENITLYISECFRDRGDKALEKLKKQRYLSSRCSNPLICRYMCFLLKHSERLPSTLTSLFQQVLDKKMHSDTQGEDSKMAQQRAHLSKLCCIAWAGVKNHNSILDQKDTAELKEFGLKCGLLTTYLTRAKDSEERQGHGFAHPLLQSFLAALHLVQSRDVSDKALVAQLTAPQKRRRLLTDWLEATWRFALGLLFQKGRVEATAAVVAKKAAAAMHLRGLKPGDLGPARLMELCHCVYEAADAAITRHLVRNLPEDLRFCGIQLSSPDVFVLQHLLQKARDMKRSFSIDLQDTGIGLQGLRDILGLKCVQSFRASIEDTINLWEDLQKKCEERLLQNTIRKFTISPLKATHLDHVDHLIMLVRIYRGGKISTGDLRSEPAVETTTFDVPAVRNLQKLELSLGPSNGPMGFTKLMEVLPALQWLQHLDLEDNKIGDRGAEELAAVLSALSSLEMLNLSQNCIGDKGLEKLAPALPSLVSLHSLSLYSNFICDGGAESLAKVLPDIQSLTDLDVKDNRFTNVGAQSLSHGLKNAPRMKTVRMWNHYIPHGVLEHLKQQDPRIRSL from the exons ATGCAGGAAATGACTTTAGATCCACTCGGGTTCCTGGAACATATTTCCATCGAGGACTTTG ATGATTATGCAATCTTCTCACCAAACCCGCATGACGATTTGACAGAAGACGGAGACTTAAATGACAGCATTG AGACCCTGATCCGGATTCTGAGTGAGGAAGAATCCC TCAATGGACTGACAGAGCCTTCACTTCCCGAACCAGCCAGTTGGGAGCCACCTGAGACCAGTTTGGAGAGCAAGAGGCCAGAGAAGAAGAGAG AACGAAGCCATTCAGCAAGTCCATCCCGCGGAGGTGCTCCCAGGAAGCGCAGCAGGCGAG GTCCTGCCGGAAGTCGTGTGTCAAAGAAAACCCGGGGAACAGAGTCACGCAGCGGCCAGATGG cccccagcaGTCCTAAGACCCCAAATGGGCCtgccctgccacccccccaggGACTCCTCCAGACCATCCACCACCTGCTGCCCCTTTCCATCTCCACGGCCTTCGTCAACGCTTGTGAGG GTGCCACTGCGATTCAGCTTATCCCAGCCGTCACATACCCACAGCAGGTCATAAACATCTCCGTGCCCAATCCAGGACCTCCCACTTATGTCATTG TGCCCCAGTCGCACCTGCCGCCGGTGACTCACGTCATGCCGCAGTCTCCTG GCACTGGGGCTGCAGTTCCCTCTGACTTCATGGTCTCCACCCCGGGCAGTTCTTGTTTGGACAGTGCATTCCAAGCCTCATATCCGGAACAGACTCCCACCCCATCTCCCACCAGAG ATACGTCGCCTTGCAAAGAATCGCCAGTCCAAACCCCTCCATCTGAACCTGCGCCAGGAAAACCCA aatgCGCTGAGGACTATACTCAGTCAGTCAAGGCCCTGATGAGGGAAATCGCCCGGAAGACGGACCCAGAGAACGAGATGTCCGTGGAGTCCCAGTACATCGACGTTCCCCTGGTCCAGAGGCAGATACGACTTAAGACTGGGAAGAATGCGAGCAAGTGTCTGGAGAAGGAGCTGGTGATGCTCAGCGACGCTGACAGCAAGAGGGCCGTGCTACACATGGGGCAACTTTTTGAGGACATGGGGCAGAAGGGCGGCCGACTGATTGCTCTGCTCGGCAAGGCCGGTGGGGGCAAGACCGCATTCGTACAGAAACTCTGTCTGGACTGGGCAGATGGCAACCTCCCCCAGTTCGAGTATATCTTTGTGCTGGACAGCAAGGTGCTTAACCTCCCACATACAACCTATAGCCTGAGGAAGCTCCTGTTCGATCTGTCCTCCTCCCCACCCTGCAAAAACACCACCGCCATCTTCAAACATGTTCTCAGCGTGCCCCAGAAAGTCCTGATCGTTTTCGACAGTTTCGACGACTTCAGGGACCCAGAGGGCCTTCTACATTCGCCGGCCACTTGCAACACTAAGGAACGCTTCAGCGTCAAGCAACTGTTTGCCGGAATATTCCAGAAGAAGCTGCTCCGCGGATGTACACTCTTGATCTTGGCCAGGCCTAAGGGGGTCTTCAACCAGTTCTTGGCCAAGGTGGACAGAATTGTGGAGCTCTGTGGCTACTCTCCGGAAAACATCACGCTGTATATCTCGGAGTGTTTCAGAGACAGAGGTGATAAGGCcctggagaaactgaagaagcAACGGTACCTAAGTAGCCGCTGCTCCAACCCACTCATATGCAGGTATATGTGCTTCCTTCTCAAGCACTCGGAGAGACTGCCCTCAACACTCACTAGCTTGTTCCAACAGGTGCTTGACAAAAAAATGCACTCAGACACTCAAGGAGAAGATTCCAAAATGGCCCAGCAGAGGGCGCACTTGAGTAAGCTCTGCTGCATAGCCTGGGCTGGGGTGAAGAACCACAATTCCATTCTGGATCAGAAGGACACTGCAGAGCTGAAGGAATTTGGgctaaaatgtggactgctGACCACATACCTCACCAGAGCGAAGGACTCTGAGGAGCGGCAGGGTCACGGGTTCGCCCACCCCCTGCTGCAGAGCTTCCTGGCCGCCCTGCACCTGGTGCAGTCCCGCGATGTGAGCGACAAGGCGCTGGTGGCCCAGTTGACGGCACCTCAGAAGAGGCGGCGGCTGCTGACGGATTGGCTGGAGGCCACGTGGCGCTTTGCCCTTGGCCTGCTCTTCCAGAAGGGCAGAGTAGAGGCGACGGCAGCGGTGGTGGCCAAGAAGGCAGCTGCTGCCATGCACCTGCGGGGCCTGAAGCCCGGCGACCTGGGCCCCGCCCGGCTGATGGAGCTGTGTCACTGCGTTTATGAGGCTGCCGATGCCGCCATTACGCGGCACTTGGTCAGGAACCTTCCGGAAGACCTGCGCTTCTGCGGCATCCAGCTCAGCTCCCCGGACGTCTTTGTCCTTCAGCACCTCCTACAGAAAGCCAGAGACATGAAGAGGAGCTTCTCCATCGACCTGCAGGACACCGGCATTGGCCTCCAGGGCTTGAGAGACATACTTGGGCTGAAGTGTGTCCAGTCATTCAG GGCGTCGATAGAGGACACAATAAATCTGTGGGAAGATCTGCAGAAAAAATGTGAAGAGAGGCTCTTGCAAAACACCATCAGGAAGTTCACCATCAGTCCCTTAAAAGCCACACATCTGGACCACGTAGACCATCTGATCATGCTGGTGCGGATTTACAGAGGAGGGAAGATATCCACAGG TGATCTGAGGTCAGAACCAGCAGTAGAAACCACCACCTTTGATGTTCCCGCTGTTAGAAACCTTCAGAAACTGGAACTCAG CTTAGGCCCATCAAATGGACCCATGGGCTTCACCAAGCTCATGGAGGTCCTACCTGCACTGCAATGGCTCCAGCATCTTGA TCTCGAGGACAATAAAATCGGAGATAGAGGAGCAGAAGAACTGGCGGCTGTTCTGTCAGCTTTGAGCTCTCTGGAAATGCTGAA